In the Thermodesulfovibrio yellowstonii DSM 11347 genome, one interval contains:
- the hypE gene encoding hydrogenase expression/formation protein HypE: MDKILLGHGSGGKLMYELIKKYIAPIFELPSLMDSAIVSLNHSGKIAITTDSYTVSPIFFPGGDIGDLAINGTVNDLAVVGAVPLYLTVGFILEEGFPLSDFEKILSSISSSAKKAGVKIVAGDTKVVDKGKGDGIFINTSGIGVIPEGVELSPLKIEMGDKILISGSIGNHGIAVMSERNGFTFEPPVLSDTRALNGLIDQIMKEFTPFVKVMRDPTRGGLATTLKELALESLKDILIYESAIPLHDTVKGACELLGLDPLYVANEGIFVAIVKADVAEKILQLMKSHPFGEESAIIGEVTGKGGKVLLKTFIGGTRIVDMLPGEQLPRIC; this comes from the coding sequence ATGGATAAAATTCTTCTGGGACACGGAAGTGGCGGCAAGCTCATGTATGAGCTTATTAAAAAATATATTGCACCTATTTTTGAACTCCCTTCTCTTATGGATTCTGCGATAGTTTCTCTTAATCATTCAGGAAAAATAGCAATAACAACTGATTCTTATACTGTTTCTCCTATCTTTTTCCCAGGTGGCGATATTGGAGACCTTGCAATTAATGGAACTGTGAACGACCTGGCAGTGGTCGGTGCAGTTCCCCTTTATCTTACTGTTGGCTTTATTCTTGAAGAAGGTTTTCCTCTGTCTGATTTTGAAAAAATACTCAGTAGCATCTCCTCCTCAGCTAAAAAAGCAGGAGTAAAAATTGTTGCAGGAGATACTAAAGTTGTAGACAAAGGAAAGGGAGATGGAATTTTTATAAATACCTCTGGAATAGGAGTAATTCCCGAAGGAGTAGAGCTTTCCCCTCTGAAAATTGAAATGGGCGACAAAATCCTCATAAGTGGCTCTATAGGGAATCATGGTATTGCTGTTATGAGCGAGAGAAACGGCTTTACCTTTGAGCCACCTGTCTTAAGTGATACAAGGGCATTAAATGGCTTAATTGACCAGATAATGAAGGAATTTACACCATTCGTAAAAGTAATGAGAGACCCTACTCGTGGAGGATTAGCCACAACACTTAAAGAACTTGCATTAGAATCATTGAAAGATATTTTAATTTATGAAAGTGCTATCCCTCTTCATGACACAGTAAAAGGTGCTTGTGAACTTCTTGGACTTGACCCACTTTATGTGGCGAATGAGGGAATTTTCGTTGCAATTGTTAAAGCAGATGTAGCAGAGAAAATCTTACAATTAATGAAATCGCACCCTTTTGGAGAAGAATCTGCTATAATTGGGGAAGTAACTGGCAAGGGAGGAAAAGTTTTACTTAAAACATTCATTGGGGGTACCAGAATAGTTGATATGCTTCCTGGAGAACAGTTGCCAAGAATATGTTAA
- a CDS encoding fibronectin type III domain-containing protein — MKKGKFYWCSLMRYLWTVLNSFRYSCKTQPFGFQTVATVLRYTSLRTVTQRYLKSLTPVFTCLTIFILLFLLTACGRKLDPNLDDYLQPEPVASLTLSATYDKILISWSYPEKEKTKIESFLIERESKGEKKTLGYYNKETTSLEDKDFTFGETYRYRIFAIRPKGIYSKPTEATITPQKLPEVENITYKINPEGVMLSWDAQNSLTYNVYRINQKGERVKIGSTDKKFFLDELLYGSISSYKENSQSEIPYVITTSKSYESAYLESKGIETKVSIESFIPTKPKEVFWSVNEQGVYISWKETKERWIKGYRIYRKTADEKSYELVGETMIPLFFDAKYNITNIKSPVYYKITSEAPLKESEAVEIKVEVHDG; from the coding sequence ATGAAGAAAGGCAAGTTTTACTGGTGTTCGCTCATGAGATATCTTTGGACAGTTCTAAACTCGTTTCGCTACAGTTGCAAAACTCAACCCTTCGGGTTTCAGACAGTTGCAACTGTTTTACGCTACACTTCGTTAAGAACTGTTACCCAAAGATATCTAAAATCGCTCACACCAGTATTTACTTGTTTAACAATTTTTATTTTACTATTCCTTCTCACAGCCTGTGGCAGAAAGCTTGACCCAAATCTTGATGACTATCTTCAGCCCGAGCCCGTTGCGAGTTTAACGCTTTCAGCTACTTATGACAAAATATTAATTTCCTGGAGTTATCCTGAAAAAGAAAAAACTAAAATAGAAAGCTTCCTCATAGAGAGAGAAAGCAAAGGAGAGAAAAAAACTCTTGGTTACTACAATAAAGAAACTACCTCCCTTGAGGACAAAGATTTTACCTTCGGAGAAACTTACAGATATCGTATCTTTGCCATAAGACCAAAAGGTATATACAGCAAACCAACAGAAGCTACGATTACTCCTCAAAAATTACCTGAGGTGGAAAATATTACTTATAAAATTAATCCTGAAGGCGTAATGCTTTCATGGGATGCACAGAATTCATTGACTTATAACGTGTACAGGATAAATCAAAAGGGTGAGAGAGTAAAGATTGGCTCAACAGATAAAAAATTCTTTTTAGACGAACTTCTTTACGGAAGCATAAGCAGTTACAAAGAAAACTCTCAATCGGAAATTCCCTATGTTATTACTACTTCTAAATCCTATGAATCAGCATATCTGGAGAGCAAAGGCATTGAAACAAAAGTTTCAATTGAATCTTTTATTCCGACAAAGCCTAAGGAAGTTTTCTGGTCAGTTAATGAGCAAGGAGTTTATATTTCATGGAAAGAAACCAAAGAAAGATGGATAAAAGGTTACAGAATATATAGAAAAACAGCAGATGAAAAGAGTTATGAGCTTGTAGGTGAAACAATGATTCCTCTATTCTTTGACGCCAAGTATAATATCACTAACATAAAATCGCCGGTTTATTATAAAATCACTTCGGAAGCTCCTTTAAAAGAGAGTGAAGCAGTAGAAATAAAAGTGGAGGTGCATGATGGATAA
- the argH gene encoding argininosuccinate lyase, which yields MKKPWGGRFKEGTAKTLEEFSQSISFDRRLWQEDIEGSRAHAKMLCKQGIITEEELKQILKGLAEIEREIKEGKFQFKEELEDIHMNIERALIEKTGSAGAKIHTARSRNDQVATDLRLYLRKRVNELIELTEKLEKTLVNVAEKNIDTIMPGYTHLQKAQPVLLAHHLLAYAWMLERDRERLKEALKRLNLCPLGAGALAGSSLPIDRHYTAKELGFEEPIPNSMDAVSDRDFVLDVLYCGAMLMMHLSRLAEEIILWATDEFRFIELPDKFSTGSSMMPQKKNPDPAELIRGKTGRVYGNLLSMLTTMKGLPLTYNRDMQEDKEPVFDTIDTVIMSLRVITEMLPEIKFNKERMKEACGSGYITATDIAEYLVKKGVPFRNAHEITGKIVLYCIEKGKNLNELSIKELRKFSSKIEKDLYAILTPEGSIDSKSSYGSTSKKSVKEQIRMLRKRLKE from the coding sequence ATGAAAAAACCGTGGGGTGGAAGATTTAAGGAAGGAACTGCTAAGACACTGGAGGAGTTCTCACAGTCAATCTCTTTTGACAGAAGGCTCTGGCAGGAAGATATTGAAGGAAGCCGTGCCCATGCAAAGATGCTCTGCAAACAGGGCATTATCACTGAAGAGGAGCTAAAGCAGATTTTAAAGGGACTTGCTGAAATTGAAAGAGAAATCAAAGAGGGAAAGTTTCAGTTCAAAGAAGAGCTTGAGGATATACACATGAACATTGAGAGAGCTTTGATTGAAAAAACAGGCTCTGCTGGTGCAAAGATTCATACAGCCCGGTCAAGAAACGACCAGGTTGCCACTGACTTAAGACTTTATTTGAGAAAAAGAGTGAATGAATTAATAGAGTTAACAGAAAAGCTTGAGAAAACCCTTGTTAATGTTGCCGAAAAAAACATTGATACAATCATGCCCGGATATACTCATCTACAGAAAGCCCAGCCAGTGCTTCTTGCTCATCATCTACTTGCTTATGCATGGATGCTTGAAAGAGACAGGGAGCGGCTGAAAGAGGCACTAAAAAGGCTCAATCTATGCCCTCTTGGTGCAGGTGCCCTTGCAGGAAGCAGCCTTCCAATTGACAGGCATTACACAGCAAAGGAGCTTGGTTTTGAAGAACCAATTCCAAACAGCATGGATGCGGTCTCAGACAGAGATTTTGTCCTTGATGTTTTATACTGTGGTGCTATGCTCATGATGCATCTAAGCAGGCTTGCTGAAGAGATAATCCTTTGGGCAACAGATGAATTCAGATTTATTGAGCTGCCTGATAAATTCTCCACTGGCTCAAGCATGATGCCTCAGAAAAAAAATCCAGACCCGGCAGAGTTAATTAGAGGGAAAACAGGCAGAGTTTACGGAAATCTGCTTAGCATGCTTACAACTATGAAAGGACTTCCCCTTACCTATAATAGAGACATGCAGGAGGACAAAGAGCCTGTCTTTGATACGATTGACACAGTAATCATGAGCCTTAGAGTAATTACAGAAATGCTTCCGGAGATAAAATTCAACAAAGAGAGAATGAAAGAGGCTTGCGGAAGTGGCTACATTACAGCTACAGACATTGCAGAGTATCTTGTAAAGAAGGGAGTTCCCTTTAGAAATGCCCATGAGATAACAGGCAAGATTGTGCTTTACTGTATTGAAAAGGGTAAAAATCTCAACGAATTAAGCATAAAGGAATTAAGGAAGTTCTCGTCAAAAATTGAAAAAGACCTCTATGCCATACTTACTCCTGAAGGTTCAATTGATTCAAAAAGCTCCTACGGAAGCACTTCAAAAAAGAGTGTAAAGGAACAGATAAGAATGTTGAGGAAGAGGTTGAAGGAATGA
- the fusA gene encoding elongation factor G has protein sequence MSRDITKIRNVAIVAHAGAGNTKLAEQILFKTGQIDRVTTGETTGKVIDYEPEELARNMTLSCKVAYCDYKEHRINIIDTPGFVNFLEDTKNALRVSDGAVVIVSALSGVKAETERIWKYCDDYDLPRVVFVNKLDKENASFDRAVAEIEKVFGQEAIPLTLPIGEGPGLRGIVDLISLKAYEQDGKSVKEVPIPSELSSKVEEYRKKFVEKIAELDDSLLEKYLEGGELTEEELRKGLHDASIARRFIPVLAGSALLGIGVDALLDSIILALPDPQERANIYPIKGINPKDGSEAKREPSETAPLAAYVFKTTIDPFAGKISYIRVFSGVLKADSTVLNPNTGTKERIGQIYYILGKTQNPCQKAGHGEIVATVKLKDTLTGHTLCDENNPILLPEVRFSEPIISYAIAPKTRGDEEKVSAGLHKLLEEDPTLKFSRDEESKDMILSGMGQVHIEVALEKLKRKFGVEVNLMAPKVPYRETIRASASAQGKYKKQSGGRGQYGDCWIQIEPLPRGGGYEFVDKIVGGVIPQQYRPAVEKGIIETMKEGILAYYPIIDIKVTLYDGSYHPVDSSEMAFKIAGALALKKAFMDAKPVLLEPIMKAEIIVPDETLGTIIGDLNSRRGKVQGVDPQAGGNQKITALVPMAEMLTYANQLHSMTSGRGIYSMEFSHYEEVPSHIAQKIIEQRQKERQAKAEE, from the coding sequence ATGAGTAGAGACATTACAAAAATTAGAAATGTAGCAATTGTAGCCCATGCAGGTGCAGGGAATACCAAACTTGCAGAGCAGATACTTTTTAAAACAGGGCAAATTGACAGAGTAACTACAGGCGAGACAACAGGCAAAGTAATTGATTATGAACCTGAAGAGCTTGCAAGAAATATGACACTGAGTTGCAAAGTTGCTTACTGTGATTACAAAGAGCACAGAATTAACATTATAGATACACCTGGCTTTGTTAACTTTCTTGAAGATACAAAGAATGCCCTTCGAGTTTCCGACGGCGCTGTTGTCATTGTCAGTGCCCTTTCGGGTGTTAAAGCTGAAACTGAAAGAATATGGAAATACTGCGATGACTACGACCTTCCAAGAGTAGTTTTCGTAAACAAGCTTGACAAGGAAAACGCATCCTTTGACAGAGCAGTTGCAGAGATTGAAAAGGTTTTTGGTCAGGAGGCAATCCCTCTTACCCTGCCCATTGGCGAAGGTCCTGGCTTAAGAGGGATAGTAGACCTTATATCACTTAAAGCCTACGAGCAGGATGGAAAATCAGTAAAAGAAGTGCCTATCCCTTCCGAGCTTTCATCAAAAGTTGAGGAATACAGAAAAAAATTCGTAGAGAAAATTGCGGAGCTTGATGATAGCCTGCTCGAAAAGTATCTTGAAGGAGGAGAGCTCACCGAGGAGGAATTAAGAAAAGGGCTTCATGATGCCTCAATTGCCCGCAGATTCATCCCTGTCCTTGCTGGTTCAGCCTTGCTGGGCATAGGAGTTGATGCTTTACTTGATAGCATAATTCTCGCTCTTCCAGACCCACAGGAAAGAGCAAATATATATCCTATAAAAGGCATTAATCCAAAAGATGGCAGCGAAGCAAAAAGAGAACCCTCCGAAACAGCTCCGCTTGCTGCTTATGTTTTCAAAACCACCATAGACCCTTTTGCAGGCAAAATATCATACATAAGAGTTTTCTCAGGTGTGCTTAAGGCTGACTCTACAGTTCTTAATCCCAACACAGGCACAAAGGAAAGGATTGGCCAGATTTACTACATACTCGGCAAAACACAAAATCCCTGCCAGAAAGCAGGACATGGTGAGATTGTAGCTACAGTAAAACTAAAGGATACTCTCACAGGACACACTCTTTGCGATGAAAATAATCCGATTCTGCTTCCAGAGGTAAGATTCTCCGAGCCTATTATCTCCTATGCAATTGCACCAAAAACAAGGGGTGATGAGGAAAAGGTCAGCGCAGGGTTACATAAACTTCTTGAGGAAGACCCTACTCTTAAGTTTTCAAGGGATGAAGAGTCTAAGGATATGATTCTAAGTGGAATGGGACAGGTTCATATAGAAGTTGCTCTGGAAAAACTTAAAAGAAAATTTGGTGTTGAAGTTAACCTAATGGCACCAAAAGTTCCATACAGAGAGACAATCAGAGCCTCTGCTTCTGCCCAGGGCAAATATAAAAAGCAGTCTGGTGGAAGAGGCCAGTATGGAGACTGCTGGATTCAGATAGAACCTCTTCCAAGAGGAGGCGGCTATGAGTTTGTTGATAAAATCGTAGGAGGTGTTATTCCGCAACAGTATCGCCCTGCTGTTGAGAAAGGCATAATTGAGACGATGAAAGAAGGAATACTTGCATACTATCCAATAATTGACATAAAAGTAACTCTCTATGATGGTTCTTATCATCCTGTAGATTCCTCTGAAATGGCTTTCAAAATAGCTGGTGCTCTTGCTCTTAAAAAAGCCTTTATGGATGCAAAACCCGTATTGCTTGAACCAATCATGAAAGCTGAAATAATCGTGCCTGATGAAACACTGGGAACAATCATTGGAGACCTTAACTCCCGTAGAGGCAAGGTTCAGGGCGTTGACCCACAGGCTGGAGGAAATCAAAAGATAACAGCCCTTGTGCCAATGGCAGAGATGCTTACCTATGCCAATCAGCTTCACAGTATGACATCGGGAAGAGGAATTTACTCAATGGAGTTTTCCCATTATGAGGAAGTGCCCTCTCATATTGCCCAGAAAATAATTGAGCAGAGGCAAAAAGAACGTCAGGCAAAGGCAGAGGAGTGA
- the purB gene encoding adenylosuccinate lyase: MIQRYTRKEMGNIWSDENKFRKWLLVEIAVCEAWAELGKIPEEALREIKEKADFDLKRIDEIEATVKHDVIAFLTAVAEKVGTVSRYIHMGLTSSDVVDTAQALLMKEAGELIMEDLKRIKELFKDKAFQYKDTICMGRSHGVHAEPTSFGLRFALWYEEAGRNIDRLASAIDRISVGKISGAVGTFSNMPPEIEEIALKKLGLKPEPVATQVVQRDRHAEFLSVLALIAAMIEKIAVEIRHLQRTEVLEAEEPFTEGQKGSSAMPHKRNPVGCENLSGLARLVRSNAFTAYENIALWHDRDISHSSVERVIIPDNCILVDYMLNRLYGIIKDLRVYPERMLKNIELSFGLYNSQRVLLALVEKGLTREESYKIVQSNAMRSWKEGIPFMELLLKDEEVRKYLNEDEIKNIFELNYYTRNIDHIYRRVFG; encoded by the coding sequence ATGATACAGAGATACACAAGAAAAGAGATGGGAAACATCTGGAGCGATGAGAACAAGTTCAGGAAATGGCTTCTTGTTGAGATTGCTGTATGTGAGGCATGGGCTGAGCTTGGAAAGATTCCTGAGGAAGCTTTACGGGAGATAAAAGAAAAGGCAGACTTTGACCTTAAAAGGATTGATGAGATTGAAGCAACTGTCAAGCACGATGTGATAGCTTTTTTGACTGCTGTGGCTGAAAAAGTTGGGACTGTATCCAGATATATTCACATGGGACTGACATCTTCTGATGTCGTTGATACTGCCCAGGCATTGCTTATGAAAGAGGCTGGAGAGTTGATAATGGAGGATTTGAAAAGGATTAAGGAATTATTTAAAGATAAGGCATTTCAATACAAAGATACAATATGCATGGGAAGAAGTCACGGAGTTCACGCAGAGCCTACAAGTTTTGGTTTGAGATTTGCTCTATGGTATGAGGAAGCAGGAAGAAATATTGATAGACTCGCTTCAGCAATTGATAGAATTTCAGTCGGTAAAATCTCAGGTGCTGTTGGGACATTCTCAAACATGCCACCAGAGATTGAAGAGATTGCCCTTAAGAAACTCGGGCTTAAGCCTGAGCCTGTGGCAACTCAGGTTGTGCAAAGGGATAGACATGCAGAGTTTTTAAGTGTGCTTGCCCTTATTGCTGCCATGATTGAAAAGATTGCTGTTGAGATAAGGCATTTACAGAGAACCGAAGTTTTAGAGGCAGAAGAACCATTTACAGAAGGACAGAAAGGCTCCTCTGCCATGCCTCATAAGAGAAACCCTGTGGGCTGCGAAAACCTAAGTGGACTTGCCCGCCTTGTCAGAAGCAATGCCTTTACAGCCTATGAAAACATTGCACTCTGGCATGACAGGGACATATCCCACTCATCTGTTGAGAGAGTAATAATTCCCGACAACTGCATCCTTGTTGACTATATGCTTAATAGACTCTACGGAATAATCAAAGACTTGAGGGTTTATCCAGAACGGATGCTTAAAAACATTGAACTTAGCTTTGGTCTATACAACTCTCAGCGGGTATTACTTGCTCTTGTAGAGAAGGGGCTTACCCGTGAGGAATCATACAAAATTGTCCAGTCCAATGCTATGCGGAGCTGGAAAGAAGGCATACCATTCATGGAGCTTCTTCTTAAGGACGAAGAAGTGAGGAAGTATCTCAATGAAGATGAAATAAAAAACATTTTTGAGCTAAACTATTACACAAGAAACATAGACCATATTTACAGGAGAGTGTTTGGATAG
- the truB gene encoding tRNA pseudouridine(55) synthase TruB → MNAVVVLNKPKGFTSQDTVTKVKKILKVKKAGHAGTLDPMATGILIVCINEATKITPFLMELEKEYVFKAKFGISTDTYDAEGKIVRVVEDFKLEREQVESILEEFTGEIMQIPPMYSAVKVGGKPLHELARKGVEIERKPKKVIIHSIKIESFEPPFVTFRVVCSKGTYVRSLCHDIGEKLRIGAHIVELTRTRIGEFRVEESIELEELKSLISNNLDSSAFSFQPKKGIFSIDQALYFLPSVTMQDYIIPRFLNGNPVKIPSGIVPAGWVKVKDTRGKILGIGYGNGVIIKPERIIWEEV, encoded by the coding sequence ATGAACGCAGTGGTAGTTCTTAATAAACCAAAAGGTTTTACAAGCCAAGATACTGTTACTAAGGTAAAAAAGATTTTAAAAGTCAAAAAAGCAGGGCATGCAGGAACACTTGATCCTATGGCAACAGGGATTTTGATTGTATGTATAAATGAAGCGACCAAGATTACACCTTTTTTGATGGAACTTGAGAAGGAGTATGTCTTTAAGGCAAAATTTGGAATTTCAACAGATACCTATGATGCTGAGGGGAAAATTGTGAGAGTGGTTGAGGATTTTAAGCTTGAAAGAGAGCAAGTTGAGAGCATCCTTGAGGAGTTCACTGGAGAGATAATGCAGATACCACCTATGTATTCGGCAGTAAAGGTAGGAGGCAAACCCCTTCATGAACTTGCAAGAAAGGGTGTTGAAATAGAGAGAAAACCAAAGAAGGTGATTATCCATTCAATTAAAATAGAAAGTTTTGAACCACCCTTTGTGACATTCAGAGTAGTATGCAGCAAGGGAACATATGTGAGGTCTCTCTGTCACGATATAGGAGAGAAACTCCGTATAGGAGCGCATATAGTAGAGCTCACAAGAACAAGGATTGGAGAGTTTAGAGTGGAGGAGTCAATAGAGTTAGAGGAGTTAAAGAGTTTAATCTCAAATAATCTTGACTCTTCAGCCTTCAGCTTTCAGCCTAAGAAGGGTATTTTCTCCATAGACCAAGCTTTATATTTTCTGCCATCTGTTACAATGCAGGATTATATCATTCCGAGATTTCTTAACGGCAATCCAGTGAAAATACCCTCTGGAATAGTTCCAGCAGGCTGGGTTAAAGTAAAAGACACCAGGGGTAAAATTCTTGGAATAGGCTATGGCAATGGCGTAATTATAAAACCTGAAAGAATTATCTGGGAGGAGGTTTGA